GAACTGACTTTCCTTGGTGAGAAGACTTCCAATCCGGACCGACCCTTTGTGGTCATTCTCGGTGGAGCCAAGGTGAGCGACAAGATCATGGTGATTGATGCCTTGCTGGAAAAGGCCGACCAGATCCTGATTGGCGGGGCGATGGCCTACACGTTCAAACTTGCCCAAGGTGGCAAGGTGGGCGACAGCCTCGCTGAGCCGGATAAGGTTGAGACTGCCCGGTTGGCCCTGGAAAAGGCCAAGGCCAAGGGGGTTGAATTCCTTCTACCTGAGGACAATCTTGTCTGCAATGCCCTCGACTTCAAGGCCGGGACGCTCGGCGAGACAAAAATCCAGGAAGGTGATATTGAGGATGGTTGGGAAGGTGTCGATATCGGCCCGAAGACTATCGCGACCTACCGCAAGGCAGTTGAGAATGCCAAGACTGTTCTCTGGAACGGGCCAATGGGGATTTTCGAGATCGAGGAATCCTCCAAGGGTACCTTTGCTGTGGCGGAGGCTGTGGCGGAAGGGAATGCCCTCTCGATTATCGGGGGAGGCGATTCCGTAAAAGCCATCAAGCAAAGCGGTTATTCCGAGAAGGTCTCCTTTATGAGCACCGGCGGGGGGGCCAGTCTTGAGTTTCTTGAGGGTAAAGCGCTCCCGGGTGTGGTTGCCCTTGACCAAGCCTGATCGCCATCTAGGGTGATTTTCTTTTTCTGAACCAATACAATTAAGACCATGGCTAAAACTTTTCGTAAATACCTGATTGCCGGTAACTGGAAGATGAACAAGACCGGTTCTGAGGGCAGTGACCTGATCAATGAAATCAACATTGCCCTCGGCAAGCAAACCGATGTCGGTGTTGCCGTATGCCCGCCCTTTACCGCTCTTGAGAGTTGTGCAAAGGCTCTTGAGGACAGCAATGTCCAACTCGGGGCACAGAACATGCACCCGAAATCAGAAGGAGCCTACACCGGGGAAGTTTCGCCGGTGATGCTGCGCGACTTGTTCTGTACGTTTGTTGTCCTTGGGCACAGTGAACGCCGGGAGTATTTCAAGGAGTCGGATGCCTTCATCAATGAAAAGGTCCTGGCTGCGCTCGATAGCTCGCTGAAGCCGATTCTTTGTGTGGGGGAAACCCTCGAGCAGCGGGAAGCCAATGAGACATTCGCAGTCGTCAAGGAGCAGTTGGTCGGGGGACTGAAAGGTGTCACTGCTGACGCAGCGGACAATCTGGTCATTGCGTATGAGCCCGTCTGGGCCATTGGCACTGGCAAGACCGCCACTCCGGAAATGGCGCAGGAAGTCCACAAGATGATCCGTGACGAGCTTTCCAGCCTGCTTGGGGCAGGCGCCGCGGCCAAGATTCGCATCCTCTACGGAGGTTCGATGAAGCCGGAGAATGCTTCCTCACTGATGGATCAGCCCGACATTGATGGCGGCCTCATCGGGGGCGCTGCATTGAAGGCAAAGTCCTTTGTCGAACTGGTCGAGATTGCCTCTTCCAAGTAATCGCTCCCGAACGTCTTTTTATCCAGCCGGTCCTCCGAAAGGGGGCCGGCTTTTTTGTG
This region of Oceanipulchritudo coccoides genomic DNA includes:
- a CDS encoding phosphoglycerate kinase codes for the protein MAIKTIKDIDVKGKRVLVRVDFNVPLSGMQITDDTRIVAALPTLKYLVSEGARVIIMSHLGRPKGEPNLEFSLGPIANALSVKLGQPVAFAGDCVGSSAEGAANSLGDGHVLLLENVRFHKGETDNDPEFAKQLASLGDIYVNDAFGTAHRAHASTEGVTKYLDTCVCGFLIEKELTFLGEKTSNPDRPFVVILGGAKVSDKIMVIDALLEKADQILIGGAMAYTFKLAQGGKVGDSLAEPDKVETARLALEKAKAKGVEFLLPEDNLVCNALDFKAGTLGETKIQEGDIEDGWEGVDIGPKTIATYRKAVENAKTVLWNGPMGIFEIEESSKGTFAVAEAVAEGNALSIIGGGDSVKAIKQSGYSEKVSFMSTGGGASLEFLEGKALPGVVALDQA
- the tpiA gene encoding triose-phosphate isomerase, with amino-acid sequence MAKTFRKYLIAGNWKMNKTGSEGSDLINEINIALGKQTDVGVAVCPPFTALESCAKALEDSNVQLGAQNMHPKSEGAYTGEVSPVMLRDLFCTFVVLGHSERREYFKESDAFINEKVLAALDSSLKPILCVGETLEQREANETFAVVKEQLVGGLKGVTADAADNLVIAYEPVWAIGTGKTATPEMAQEVHKMIRDELSSLLGAGAAAKIRILYGGSMKPENASSLMDQPDIDGGLIGGAALKAKSFVELVEIASSK